One window from the genome of Actinoplanes teichomyceticus ATCC 31121 encodes:
- a CDS encoding helix-turn-helix transcriptional regulator codes for MKREELADFLRHRRAALTPAHHTARRTRGLRREEIAERANISIDYYTRLEQRRGPRPSPEVAWALSRALDLTIDERDHLFHLIGHNPPQQTEDLDRVDPGLRRVLHALDGNPAMVMSNLAHTLLQNRLALALFGDQTHYTGLARSGYFRWFLTPQERSIYPADIHAAQSATYAAAVRAAADLEPDPAEAEQMIATLLAESAEFRRLWDNHEVRLCRQETTSLLHPTAGRVDLDCEVVFSHDRRQRMLVFTARNGKDLRDLITSG; via the coding sequence GTGAAGCGCGAGGAACTGGCAGATTTTCTGCGACATCGCCGGGCAGCTCTCACCCCCGCTCACCACACGGCCCGCCGGACCCGCGGCTTACGGCGCGAAGAGATCGCCGAGCGCGCGAACATCTCGATCGACTACTACACCCGGCTCGAACAGCGGCGCGGCCCACGACCGTCACCCGAGGTGGCGTGGGCGCTCTCCCGGGCGCTGGACCTCACCATCGACGAACGCGACCACCTGTTCCACCTGATCGGCCACAATCCACCCCAGCAGACCGAGGACCTCGACCGGGTCGACCCGGGGCTACGCCGCGTGCTGCACGCGCTCGACGGCAATCCCGCGATGGTCATGTCGAACCTGGCCCACACCCTGCTACAGAACCGCCTGGCCCTCGCATTGTTCGGCGACCAGACGCACTACACGGGCCTGGCCCGCAGCGGCTACTTCCGCTGGTTTCTGACGCCGCAGGAACGCAGCATCTACCCCGCGGACATCCACGCCGCCCAGAGCGCCACCTACGCCGCCGCCGTCCGGGCAGCGGCGGACCTGGAACCCGATCCCGCCGAAGCCGAGCAGATGATCGCGACACTGCTGGCCGAGAGCGCCGAGTTCCGCCGCCTGTGGGACAACCATGAGGTACGGCTCTGCCGCCAGGAGACCACGTCGCTGCTGCACCCGACGGCCGGCCGGGTGGACCTCGACTGTGAGGTCGTCTTCAGCCACGACCGCCGACAACGCATGCTCGTCTTCACTGCCCGCAACGGCAAGGACCTGCGCGACCTGATCACCTCCGGATGA
- a CDS encoding CPBP family intramembrane glutamic endopeptidase, which yields MTLEGQRSTRTAYPAEIVIVLLLSLGQSAIWSLVRLVANLTDGRPLASHTATLNAPLSPRPYLDLTYQLLNIFFDLVPVALAWHLLRRDDMRPGRDLGIDLRRPAADAGWGAGLAAAIGLPGLLLVYAAIQLGVSAQIVPSALQPYWWAVPVLILSAIQNAVLEEVLVIGYLITRLRQIGVSTRWIIAASAVLRGSYHLYQGFGGFVGNVVMGVVFALFYLRTKRVMPLIVAHSLLDITAFVGYELLPDSWLDWLRYRP from the coding sequence GTGACTCTCGAAGGCCAGCGGTCCACCCGAACGGCGTACCCCGCCGAGATCGTCATCGTCCTGCTGCTGTCGCTCGGGCAGTCCGCGATCTGGTCCCTGGTGCGGCTGGTCGCCAACCTCACCGACGGCCGGCCGCTGGCCAGTCACACCGCGACGCTCAACGCGCCGCTCTCCCCCCGGCCGTACCTCGACCTGACCTACCAGCTGCTGAACATCTTCTTCGACCTGGTGCCGGTCGCGCTGGCGTGGCACCTGCTGCGCCGCGACGACATGCGACCCGGCCGCGATCTCGGCATCGACCTCCGGCGCCCGGCCGCCGACGCCGGCTGGGGCGCCGGTCTGGCGGCCGCCATCGGCCTGCCCGGCCTGCTGCTGGTGTACGCGGCCATCCAGCTCGGGGTCAGCGCCCAGATCGTGCCCTCGGCCCTGCAGCCGTACTGGTGGGCGGTGCCGGTGCTGATCCTCTCCGCGATCCAGAACGCGGTCCTGGAGGAGGTGCTGGTGATCGGTTACCTGATCACCCGGCTGCGGCAGATCGGGGTGTCCACCCGGTGGATCATCGCCGCCTCCGCCGTGCTGCGCGGGTCGTACCACCTCTACCAGGGTTTCGGCGGCTTCGTCGGGAACGTGGTGATGGGCGTCGTCTTCGCGCTGTTCTACCTGCGGACGAAACGGGTGATGCCGTTGATCGTGGCGCACAGCCTGCTCGACATCACCGCGTTCGTCGGTTACGAGCTGCTGCCGGACTCCTGGTTGGACTGGCTGCGGTATCGGCCGTAA
- a CDS encoding SigE family RNA polymerase sigma factor has translation MGVKEDSSSDRSERDEQFHEFVADRRKWLLQTARLLTAGDPHLAEDLVQTALTKLYVSWAAFRRADNPDGYLRRVMVNAFLRERRRSWWRFERPSDRLPDRADAQSAPVDLDPELSRALGQLPRRMRAAIILRFFHELDVAETAAALGCSTGTVKSQTARALDKLRVALDQPAAPRNTPAPNARFKEQELIR, from the coding sequence GTGGGTGTGAAAGAGGACAGCAGTTCGGACAGGTCCGAGCGCGACGAGCAGTTCCACGAATTCGTGGCCGATCGGCGTAAGTGGCTGCTGCAGACCGCACGGCTGCTGACGGCCGGCGATCCGCACCTGGCAGAAGATCTCGTGCAGACGGCGCTGACCAAGCTCTACGTCTCCTGGGCGGCGTTCCGGCGGGCGGACAACCCGGACGGCTACCTGCGCCGGGTGATGGTCAACGCTTTCCTCAGGGAGCGCCGTCGATCGTGGTGGCGATTCGAGCGTCCGTCCGATCGGCTGCCGGACCGCGCCGACGCGCAATCGGCGCCGGTCGACCTGGATCCGGAGCTGTCCCGCGCGCTGGGTCAGTTGCCGCGGCGGATGCGCGCCGCGATCATCCTGCGCTTTTTCCACGAGCTGGACGTCGCGGAAACAGCGGCGGCTCTGGGCTGCTCGACCGGAACGGTCAAGAGCCAGACCGCGCGAGCTCTCGACAAGCTACGGGTGGCGCTGGACCAGCCCGCAGCACCGCGTAACACGCCTGCCCCGAACGCCCGATTCAAGGAACAGGAACTCATCCGATGA
- a CDS encoding NAD(P)H-dependent oxidoreductase, with translation MTIHQPPKPGTALWVYAHPRRGSLNDRLFTAGVEALSQRYQVLTSDLHDQRFDPVLSDRDLGDSAGKPGNIAELVGEAYTRGQTPEDVRTEQAKIAAAELLIVQFPLWWYGPPAILKGWFDRVFTSGFAYGDIDPELGLPRRYGDGGLAGRKALIVVTAGEDAKSIGPRGISGDLDSLLFPLTHGVLWYVGIETLDLHVIHDADSLDGSGVDHEIERLRQRVRTVGSEPARRYRRLRDGDYHGTRALREDLLPGRTDLGIHLAAGRDRRPTT, from the coding sequence ATGACCATCCACCAGCCCCCGAAGCCCGGGACCGCCCTCTGGGTGTATGCGCACCCACGCCGCGGGTCTCTCAACGATCGCCTCTTCACCGCCGGGGTGGAGGCTCTGTCGCAGCGCTACCAGGTCCTGACGTCCGACCTGCACGACCAACGGTTCGACCCGGTTCTCAGCGACCGTGACCTCGGCGATTCGGCCGGCAAGCCCGGCAACATCGCCGAACTGGTGGGCGAGGCGTACACCCGGGGTCAGACACCTGAGGATGTGCGCACGGAGCAGGCAAAGATCGCCGCCGCCGAGTTGCTGATCGTGCAGTTTCCCCTGTGGTGGTACGGACCGCCCGCGATCCTGAAAGGCTGGTTCGACCGCGTGTTCACCAGCGGGTTCGCCTACGGAGACATCGACCCTGAACTCGGGCTGCCCAGGCGCTACGGCGACGGCGGACTCGCTGGGCGTAAGGCGCTGATCGTCGTGACTGCCGGCGAGGACGCGAAGTCGATAGGCCCGCGCGGCATCAGCGGCGACCTTGACTCCCTGCTGTTCCCGCTGACCCACGGCGTCTTGTGGTACGTGGGTATCGAGACTCTGGACCTGCACGTGATTCACGACGCCGACAGTCTGGACGGCTCCGGCGTTGATCATGAGATCGAACGGTTGCGCCAACGGGTCCGCACGGTCGGCTCGGAACCGGCCCGGCGCTATCGGCGCCTCCGTGACGGCGACTATCACGGCACACGGGCGCTGCGCGAAGACCTCCTACCCGGCCGCACTGATCTGGGCATCCACCTTGCTGCTGGTCGTGATCGGCGCCCGACGACCTGA
- a CDS encoding RNA polymerase sigma factor gives MASDADLIGRSLNGDVDAFVEVVGRHEAAVGSYLVRRVGRDAAEDLLGEVWVAAFESRRSYDLSYDDARPWLYGVALNRLRRFWRSRPPEDLVEDVTGLATGWDPWSAVDLGMDARAVLESALMRLKPEEREVLRLVAWEDLTAADAARALGMPAGTARRLLSQARAALREAPGVSALLKDRNSAKEKHR, from the coding sequence ATGGCATCGGATGCGGATTTGATAGGCCGGTCGCTGAATGGCGATGTCGACGCCTTCGTGGAGGTGGTCGGTCGTCATGAGGCCGCCGTCGGTTCGTACCTCGTTCGCCGGGTGGGGCGCGACGCGGCTGAGGACCTGCTGGGCGAGGTCTGGGTCGCAGCGTTCGAGTCGCGGCGATCGTACGACCTGTCGTACGACGACGCGCGGCCGTGGCTGTACGGGGTGGCGTTGAATCGCCTGCGTCGCTTCTGGCGGTCCCGGCCGCCCGAGGACCTCGTCGAGGACGTTACGGGGCTGGCTACCGGATGGGATCCGTGGTCGGCGGTGGACCTCGGCATGGACGCCCGGGCTGTTCTCGAGTCGGCCCTGATGCGGCTCAAACCGGAAGAGCGGGAAGTCCTGAGGCTCGTCGCCTGGGAGGACCTCACCGCCGCCGACGCCGCGCGGGCGCTCGGCATGCCGGCCGGCACCGCGCGGCGGCTGCTGAGCCAGGCCAGGGCGGCTCTGCGCGAGGCACCCGGGGTGTCCGCGCTTCTGAAGGATCGCAACAGCGCGAAGGAGAAACACCGATGA